The Acidobacteriota bacterium genomic interval CGGTCTACCGGCCCGGTCCGCCGGTCCGGTGCGCCGGTCTCCAGACCGGCATTCTCTTGTCTATTGCCGGCGTGCCAATGGGTAGACGCCGGCGCACCAGCCTAGCCGCCTGACAGCTCGCCGTAGCTGCCGCCGGGCGTCGGCTCGGTATCAACCGGAAGGCCGGCATCGGCCCAGCCCTCGTTGAGCACCTGCCCGGTGTACCGGTCGCGCGCGCCGCCGAAGCCTCCCAGGACGTTGCAGACGTTCGTGTAACCGGCGCTCACCAGAATCTGCGCCGCCTGCGAAGAGCGGCCACCCATCTGGCAGCCGACCAGCAACTTGGCGTCCTTCGCGTAGTTCGCCTGCATCACGTCGAGAAACTGCACGTTCGGCTGCATCATGCCGGTAGCGGGGTCCCGGTGCAGCAGCGGCACGTTGTGCGCGCCGGCCGGGTGGCCCGCATCGTACTCGGGGATCGACCGTACATCGACGTACGTATAGTCCTCGCTCGCGCGCAACGCCTGCGCCTGTCTCACATCCACTTGTGTCACGCTCATGCGCGGAATAGTAGCATCCGCATTCGTGATTGCCCCGTTTTTTCACCGCTGGGAACACTCACTGGTGGCGCGCACCACGGACCGGGTGGTCCGGCCGTTCGAGTGGGGACTGGACTGGGTGTTCGAGACGGCGCCCCGCGACGATCCGGGCAGCGCGCTTCGCGACTGGGCGGCAGAGCAGACCGCCGCCAGCGAACGGTTCTACGCCGCCCCGGCGGCCCACGACTTCAGCTTCGACGGGTTCAACCTCTCGTTCCCCAGCGCGTTCCGGACGCCGCACCCGGAAAACAACACGGTCCGCGCGCGGTACTTTCCGGCGGCGGCCCGGAAGAACGGCGACCCGCCCAAGCGGGCCGTCGTCATACTGCCGCAGTGGAACGCCGGCTTCGACGCACACATCGCACTGGCCCGGATCATCGCTCGGGTCGGCATCAGCGCGGTCCGGCTCAGTCTTCCGTACCACGACGAGCGCATGCCGCCGGAGCTCCACCGGGCCGACTACATCGTGAGCGCGAACGTCGGGCGGACGGCGCAGGTCTGCCGGCAGGCGGTGCTCGACGCGCGCCGGACCGTCGACTGGCTGGTAGGGCAGGGCTACGAACGGATCGGCATCCTCGGGACCAGCCTCGGGTCGTGCCTCTCGATGCTGACGGCGGCGCACGATCCGCGCATCCGGGTTGCGGCGCTCAACCACATATCGCCGTGGTTCGCCGACGTGGTGTGGGAGGGGCTGTCGACGGCGCATGTGCGGGAGGGGCTCGACGGGTCGATCGACCTGCCGCTGCTGCGCGACTGCTGGCTGCCGATCAGCCCCGCCCCCTACGTGCATCGAATGCGAGGAACCCGAACCCTCCTCGTGTACGCGCGGTACGACCTCTCGTTTCCGGTGCGGCTCTCGCGCCAGCTCGTGGATCAGTTCCGGACCGAGGGCGTCGATCCGGAAGTGTCGGTTCTCCCGTGCGGGCACTACAGCACGGGAATCGCCCCGTTCTCGTGGCTGGACGGATGGGTCCTGGTGCAGTTCCTGCGCCGGGCGCTGTAGCCGGACAGCGACCCGGATCAGCGCGGGCCGCCACATGTAGCATGGCGACTCCTGTCACCCCGCCCGAAGATCAGGGCCGGGTCGCGTCGACGCCGTCCGGAGTCGCGTCCACCGGCTCACCGAGGCCGAGTGCGCCGAGCGAAGGACGGACCTCGGGTGGTCCGACGACGACCACCGCGAGGGCG includes:
- a CDS encoding rhodanese-like domain-containing protein codes for the protein MSVTQVDVRQAQALRASEDYTYVDVRSIPEYDAGHPAGAHNVPLLHRDPATGMMQPNVQFLDVMQANYAKDAKLLVGCQMGGRSSQAAQILVSAGYTNVCNVLGGFGGARDRYTGQVLNEGWADAGLPVDTEPTPGGSYGELSGG
- a CDS encoding abhydrolase domain-containing 18, giving the protein MARTTDRVVRPFEWGLDWVFETAPRDDPGSALRDWAAEQTAASERFYAAPAAHDFSFDGFNLSFPSAFRTPHPENNTVRARYFPAAARKNGDPPKRAVVILPQWNAGFDAHIALARIIARVGISAVRLSLPYHDERMPPELHRADYIVSANVGRTAQVCRQAVLDARRTVDWLVGQGYERIGILGTSLGSCLSMLTAAHDPRIRVAALNHISPWFADVVWEGLSTAHVREGLDGSIDLPLLRDCWLPISPAPYVHRMRGTRTLLVYARYDLSFPVRLSRQLVDQFRTEGVDPEVSVLPCGHYSTGIAPFSWLDGWVLVQFLRRAL